The following are encoded in a window of Acinonyx jubatus isolate Ajub_Pintada_27869175 chromosome D4, VMU_Ajub_asm_v1.0, whole genome shotgun sequence genomic DNA:
- the TMEM215 gene encoding transmembrane protein 215, with product MRPDDINPRTGLVVALVSVFLVFGFMFTVSGMKGETLGNIPLLAIGPAICLPGIAAIALARKTEGCTKWPENELLWARKLPCFRKPRDKEVVELLRTPSDLESGKGSSDELAKKAGLRGKPPRQGQTEVPVASSITTPTPTEEGECQSLVHSGHQETSRYLDGYCPSGSSLAYSALDAKCSAWDRSECPEPEDSIFFVPQDSIIVCSYKQNSPYDRYCCYINQSQGRWDHETIV from the coding sequence ATGCGGCCTGATGACATTAACCCAAGGACTGGGCTAGTGGTAGCCCTGGTCAGTGTCTTTCTGGTCTTTGGCTTCATGTTCACCGTCTCTGGGATGAAAGGAGAGACTCTGGGAAACATACCCCTCCTGGCCATTGGGCCAGCCATCTGCCTGCCAGGCATTGCAGCCATTGCCCTGGCCAGGAAAACTGAGGGATGCACTAAGTGGCCGGAAAATGAGCTGCTGTGGGCCCGCAAGTTGCCCTGCTTCCGGAAACCCAGGGACAAGGAGGTGGTGGAACTGCTGAGGACCCCTTCAGACCTGGAGTCAGGCAAGGGAAGCTCAGATGAGCTGGCTAAGAAGGCGGGCCTCAGAGGAAAGCCTCCCCGCCAGGGGCAGACCGAGGTGCCTGTGGCCAGTTCCATCACCACCCCCACACCCACGGAAGAAGGAGAATGCCAGAGCCTGGTCCACAGTGGGCATCAGGAGACATCCAGATACCTGGACGGCTACTGTCCCTCAGGCAGTTCCTTAGCCTACAGTGCCTTGGATGCCAAATGCTCAGCCTGGGACAGATCTGAGTGCCCTGAGCCTGAGGACAGCATCTTCTTTGTGCCCCAGGACAGTATCATCGTTTGCTCCTACAAGCAGAACAGTCCCTATGACAGATACTGTTGTTACATCAATCAGAGTCAAGGCAGGTGGGACCACGAGACAATAGTCTGA